One Luteimonas sp. MC1825 DNA segment encodes these proteins:
- a CDS encoding nitroreductase yields MLEAIDARRSVSSRHLAEPAPDDATLLRMLRSAVRVPDHGKRVPFRFIRIAGDARIALGDAVAARGLALRPDAGDGAVEKDRLRFTRAPLVVAVVAVFDDADPAIPAQERLLTAGSVCFALLQAAQAFGFGACWLTGWPAYDADVLRLLGLGVQERIAGFIHIGTPIQEPNERDRPDPAALLGDWSPPA; encoded by the coding sequence ATGCTCGAGGCAATCGACGCACGCCGCTCGGTTTCGTCCAGGCACCTGGCCGAACCGGCGCCCGACGACGCCACCCTGCTGCGCATGCTGCGTTCGGCCGTGCGCGTTCCCGACCACGGCAAGCGCGTGCCGTTCCGCTTCATTCGCATAGCCGGCGATGCGCGCATCGCGCTTGGCGACGCGGTCGCGGCGCGCGGCCTCGCATTGCGTCCGGATGCCGGCGATGGCGCGGTCGAAAAGGACCGCCTGCGCTTCACCCGTGCACCGCTGGTGGTGGCCGTGGTCGCCGTGTTCGACGATGCCGACCCCGCGATCCCGGCACAGGAACGCCTGCTGACCGCGGGCAGCGTGTGCTTCGCGCTGCTGCAGGCCGCGCAGGCATTCGGCTTCGGCGCCTGCTGGCTGACCGGGTGGCCGGCCTACGACGCCGACGTGCTGCGCTTGCTCGGCCTGGGCGTGCAGGAGCGCATCGCCGGCTTCATCCACATCGGCACGCCGATCCAGGAGCCCAACGAGCGGGATCGCCCGGACCCCGCCGCACTGCTCGGCGACTGGTCGCCGCCGGCGTGA
- a CDS encoding 5'-3' exonuclease H3TH domain-containing protein: protein MSAPLPAPLPTLHLVDASLYVFRAWHSMPADGFHDADGWPTNAVHGFARFLLDLLERERPRHIAIAFDEALDSCFRNALYPAYKANRDPAPAELKRQFAYCKSLCVALGLPVLAHREYEADDLIGSALVQVRALGFRGVIVSADKDLSQLLATHDEQWDFARGVRWGAAGVKARQGVHAHQVADFLALSGDAVDNIPGVPGIGSKTAAVLLAHFGSLDALLERIDEVAFLRFRGAAQAAVRLREHREQALLCRQLSTVVLDAPIDDATAPFVRGNGDAGTLVALGDAVGFGPMTRRRLHAAAGLADAQDAPQHVGSVP from the coding sequence GTGAGCGCGCCGCTGCCGGCGCCACTGCCCACGCTGCACCTGGTGGACGCCAGCCTGTATGTGTTCCGTGCCTGGCATTCGATGCCGGCTGACGGCTTCCATGACGCCGACGGCTGGCCGACCAACGCCGTGCACGGCTTCGCCCGCTTCCTGCTCGACCTGCTCGAGCGCGAGCGCCCGCGGCACATCGCCATCGCCTTCGACGAAGCCCTCGACAGCTGCTTCCGCAACGCGCTGTACCCGGCCTACAAGGCCAACCGCGACCCTGCCCCGGCGGAGCTGAAGCGACAGTTCGCCTACTGCAAGTCGCTGTGCGTGGCGCTCGGCCTGCCGGTGCTCGCGCACCGCGAGTACGAGGCGGACGACCTGATCGGCAGCGCGCTGGTGCAGGTGCGCGCGCTGGGCTTCCGCGGCGTGATCGTGTCCGCCGACAAGGACCTCTCGCAGCTGCTCGCGACGCACGACGAGCAGTGGGACTTCGCGCGCGGCGTGCGCTGGGGCGCGGCCGGGGTGAAGGCGCGCCAGGGCGTGCATGCCCACCAGGTGGCCGATTTCCTGGCGCTGAGCGGCGACGCGGTCGACAACATCCCCGGGGTCCCCGGCATTGGCAGCAAGACCGCGGCGGTGCTGCTGGCGCACTTCGGCAGTCTCGATGCGCTGCTGGAACGCATCGACGAGGTCGCGTTCCTGCGCTTCCGCGGCGCCGCGCAGGCTGCCGTCCGGCTGCGCGAGCATCGCGAACAGGCGCTGCTGTGCCGCCAGCTGTCGACGGTCGTGCTGGACGCGCCGATCGACGACGCCACCGCGCCGTTCGTGCGCGGCAACGGCGACGCCGGCACCCTCGTGGCGCTGGGCGACGCCGTGGGCTTCGGGCCGATGACACGCCGCCGGCTGCATGCCGCGGCCGGGCTGGCCGACGCGCAGGACGCGCCGCAGCACGTAGGATCGGTGCCATGA
- a CDS encoding NUDIX hydrolase, translated as MTDTRSDEHPEILYQGDWLRMVRRGHWESCERTHGKDGLAVLVIAVTPDDDVLFVEQYRVPLGARTIEMPAGLVGDDLEGDTLESAARRELIEETGWEAGRIDVLLVGPTSSGMSNERIAFARARDLRKVGEGGGVADEDITVHAIPRETAPAWLMRKYAEGYELDLKLWAGLWMIDHEPDGSPAR; from the coding sequence ATGACCGACACCCGAAGCGATGAACACCCTGAAATCCTCTACCAGGGCGACTGGCTGCGCATGGTCAGGCGTGGCCACTGGGAATCCTGCGAGCGCACCCACGGCAAGGACGGCCTGGCGGTGCTGGTGATCGCGGTGACGCCCGACGACGACGTGCTGTTCGTGGAGCAGTACCGGGTGCCGTTGGGCGCGCGCACCATCGAGATGCCGGCCGGCCTGGTCGGCGACGATCTCGAGGGCGACACCCTCGAGTCGGCCGCGCGCCGCGAACTCATCGAGGAGACCGGCTGGGAGGCCGGCCGCATCGACGTGCTGCTGGTCGGGCCGACCTCGTCGGGCATGAGCAACGAGCGCATCGCCTTCGCCCGCGCCCGCGACCTGCGCAAGGTCGGCGAAGGCGGCGGCGTGGCCGACGAGGACATCACCGTGCACGCGATCCCGCGCGAGACCGCGCCGGCCTGGCTGATGCGGAAGTACGCCGAGGGCTACGAGCTCGACCTCAAGCTCTGGGCCGGGCTGTGGATGATCGACCACGAGCCGGACGGATCGCCGGCCCGCTGA
- the pip gene encoding prolyl aminopeptidase, translating into MRTLYPELEPYDTGRLQVDDRHSLHYEQCGNPDGKPVVLLHGGPGGGCTDKMRRFHDPAKYRIVLFDQRGSGRSTPHADLVDNTTWHLVADIERLRETLGIERWQVFGGSWGSTLALAYAQAHCKRVTELVLRGIFMLRRWELEWFYQEGASRLFPEAWQRYIAAIPENERGDLIAAFHRRLTSDDAPTRLAAARAWSMWEGATSFLHVDDRFVADHEDAEFALAFARIENHYFSNRGFFEVDDQLLRDAYRIVDIRGVIVHGRYDVVCPVQNAWDLHQVWPKAELVVTPGSGHSAFEAENVDALVRATDRFAQG; encoded by the coding sequence ATGCGCACCCTGTATCCAGAGCTCGAGCCCTACGACACCGGTCGCCTCCAGGTGGATGATCGCCACTCGCTGCATTACGAGCAGTGCGGCAACCCGGACGGCAAGCCGGTGGTGCTGCTGCACGGCGGACCCGGCGGCGGCTGCACCGACAAGATGCGCCGCTTCCACGATCCGGCGAAGTACCGCATCGTGCTCTTTGACCAGCGCGGCTCCGGGCGGTCGACGCCGCATGCCGACCTCGTCGACAACACCACCTGGCACCTCGTCGCCGACATCGAACGCCTGCGCGAGACGCTCGGCATCGAACGCTGGCAGGTCTTCGGCGGTTCCTGGGGCTCGACGCTGGCGCTGGCCTACGCACAGGCGCACTGCAAGCGGGTCACCGAGCTGGTGCTGCGCGGCATCTTCATGCTGCGCCGCTGGGAGCTGGAGTGGTTCTACCAGGAAGGCGCCTCGCGCCTGTTCCCGGAAGCCTGGCAGCGCTACATCGCCGCGATCCCCGAAAACGAGCGGGGCGATCTGATCGCCGCGTTCCACCGCCGGCTGACGTCCGATGACGCGCCCACGCGCCTGGCCGCCGCACGCGCGTGGAGCATGTGGGAAGGTGCCACCAGCTTCCTGCACGTCGACGACCGCTTCGTCGCCGACCACGAGGACGCGGAGTTCGCGCTGGCGTTCGCGCGCATCGAGAACCATTACTTCAGCAACCGCGGCTTCTTCGAGGTCGACGACCAGCTGCTGCGCGATGCCTACCGCATCGTCGACATCCGCGGCGTCATCGTGCACGGCCGCTATGACGTGGTCTGCCCGGTGCAGAACGCCTGGGACCTGCACCAGGTCTGGCCCAAGGCGGAGCTGGTGGTGACCCCGGGGTCGGGGCATTCGGCGTTCGAGGCCGAGAACGTCGACGCGCTGGTGCGCGCCACCGACCGCTTCGCACAGGGCTGA
- the prmC gene encoding peptide chain release factor N(5)-glutamine methyltransferase, which yields MTGSRTADEALRASRTRIDPDDALTLLLHVLGRSHGWLYAHGDTPLAGDDAARLDALVARRAAGEPVAYLVGRRGFWSLDLVVTPDTLIPRPETELLVEQALARIPPATATRVADLGTGSGAIALAIASERPQARVLATDRSAAALAVAGANARALGIGNVEFREGDWFAPLAGACFDLIASNPPYIAEGDAHLGRGDLRHEPAEALASGRDGLDAIRVIAAAAPRHLASGGWLLIEHGWDQGAAVAALLRAAGFAAVATIPDLEGRDRVTLGRRGGGDGAAC from the coding sequence ATGACCGGCAGCCGCACCGCCGACGAGGCGCTCCGCGCGTCGCGCACCCGGATCGACCCCGATGACGCACTGACGCTGCTGCTGCACGTGCTGGGCCGCAGCCATGGCTGGCTCTACGCGCACGGCGACACACCGCTGGCGGGCGATGACGCGGCGCGCCTTGACGCGCTGGTCGCGCGCCGCGCGGCCGGTGAGCCGGTCGCCTACCTGGTGGGCCGGCGCGGATTCTGGTCGCTCGACCTCGTCGTGACCCCGGACACGCTGATCCCGCGCCCGGAGACCGAACTGCTGGTCGAACAGGCGCTGGCGCGGATACCGCCGGCCACGGCCACGCGCGTGGCGGACCTGGGCACCGGCAGCGGCGCGATCGCGTTGGCGATTGCCAGCGAGCGCCCGCAAGCCCGCGTGCTGGCCACCGATCGCAGCGCCGCGGCACTGGCGGTCGCCGGCGCCAACGCGCGCGCGCTGGGCATCGGCAACGTCGAGTTCCGCGAAGGCGACTGGTTCGCGCCATTGGCCGGCGCGTGCTTCGACCTGATCGCAAGCAATCCGCCGTATATCGCCGAGGGCGACGCGCACCTCGGCCGCGGTGACCTCCGCCACGAGCCGGCCGAGGCGCTCGCGTCCGGGCGCGACGGCCTGGATGCGATCCGCGTGATCGCCGCTGCGGCGCCCCGGCACCTCGCCAGCGGCGGCTGGCTGCTGATCGAGCACGGCTGGGACCAGGGGGCGGCGGTGGCGGCGCTGCTGCGGGCGGCGGGCTTCGCCGCGGTCGCCACGATCCCCGACCTCGAAGGCCGCGACCGCGTCACGCTGGGCCGCCGCGGCGGGGGTGACGGGGCCGCCTGCTAG
- the ahpC gene encoding alkyl hydroperoxide reductase subunit C encodes MSVINTEIKPFKATAYHNGEFIEVSDTDLKGKWSVVVFYPADFTFVCPTELEDLAINYDAFQKLGVNVYSVSTDTHFSHKAWHDTSDAIGKIQYPMIGDPTGTITNNFDVMRPGVGLADRGTFIIDPQGVIQSVEITAEGIGRDALEVLRKVKAAQYVAAHPGEVCPAKWKEGEKTLKPSLDLVGKI; translated from the coding sequence ATGTCCGTCATCAATACAGAAATCAAGCCGTTCAAGGCTACCGCCTACCACAACGGCGAGTTCATCGAAGTCTCCGACACCGATCTCAAGGGCAAGTGGTCGGTGGTGGTGTTCTACCCGGCCGACTTCACCTTCGTCTGCCCGACCGAGCTTGAAGACCTGGCGATCAACTACGACGCGTTCCAGAAGCTCGGCGTGAACGTGTACAGCGTGTCGACCGACACCCACTTCTCGCACAAGGCCTGGCACGACACCTCGGACGCGATCGGCAAGATCCAGTACCCGATGATCGGCGACCCGACCGGCACCATCACCAACAACTTCGACGTGATGCGCCCCGGCGTCGGCCTGGCCGACCGCGGCACGTTCATCATCGACCCGCAGGGCGTGATCCAGTCCGTCGAGATCACCGCCGAGGGGATCGGCCGTGACGCGCTGGAAGTGCTGCGCAAGGTCAAGGCTGCCCAGTACGTTGCCGCCCATCCGGGCGAGGTGTGCCCGGCCAAGTGGAAGGAGGGCGAGAAGACGCTGAAGCCGTCGCTCGACCTGGTCGGCAAGATCTAA
- the ahpF gene encoding alkyl hydroperoxide reductase subunit F, producing the protein MLEDDLKTQLKGYLERLQRPVVLVASVDDGTKSAELLELLEDIRTQSDKVSVEIRRDDDQRKPSFAVTSPGHDIDLRFAGLPMGHEFTSLVLALLQAGGHPSKAAPALLEQVANLEGEYRFETYFSQSCQNCPDVVQALNLAAVLNPGIHHVAIDGALFQEEVDAREVMSVPTVFLNGALFDQGRMSLEQIVARLDTGAAQRAAAGIAGKDLFDVLVVGGGPAGAAAAVYAARKGINTGVVAERFGGQVLDTMAIENFISVQETEGPRLAAQLEAHVRQYDVDIMNLQRAEALEQDADGITTVRLASGASVRGRTVVLSTGARWRQMGVPGEDQYRNKGVAYCPHCDGPLFKGKRVAVVGGGNSGVEAAIDLAGLVAHVTLIEYDDKLRADEVLQRKLRSLANVRIITSAQTTEVLGDGSRVNGLVYRDRAGGDSHRVELEGVFVQIGLLPNTEWLKGTLALSPRGEIEVDAAGRTSLPGVFAAGDATTVPYKQIVIAMGEGAKAALGAFDHLIRSSSPVAETAAA; encoded by the coding sequence ATGCTCGAAGACGATCTCAAGACCCAGCTCAAGGGCTACCTGGAGCGCCTGCAGCGCCCGGTGGTGCTCGTCGCCAGCGTCGACGACGGCACGAAGTCCGCCGAGCTGCTGGAACTGCTCGAGGACATCCGCACCCAGTCCGACAAGGTCTCGGTCGAGATCCGCCGCGACGACGACCAGCGCAAGCCCTCGTTCGCCGTGACCTCCCCCGGGCATGACATCGACCTGCGCTTCGCCGGCCTGCCGATGGGCCACGAGTTCACCTCGCTGGTCCTCGCCCTGCTGCAGGCCGGCGGCCACCCGTCCAAGGCGGCCCCGGCGCTGCTCGAACAGGTTGCCAACCTGGAGGGCGAGTACCGCTTCGAGACCTACTTCTCGCAGTCCTGCCAGAACTGCCCCGACGTGGTGCAGGCGCTCAACCTGGCGGCGGTGCTGAATCCGGGCATCCATCACGTCGCCATCGATGGCGCCCTGTTCCAGGAGGAAGTCGACGCGCGCGAGGTCATGTCGGTGCCGACCGTGTTCCTCAACGGCGCGCTGTTCGACCAGGGCCGCATGAGCCTGGAGCAGATCGTGGCGCGGCTCGACACCGGTGCCGCCCAGCGCGCCGCCGCCGGGATCGCCGGCAAGGACCTGTTCGATGTGCTGGTGGTGGGCGGTGGCCCGGCCGGCGCCGCGGCGGCGGTCTACGCCGCGCGCAAGGGCATCAACACCGGCGTGGTCGCCGAACGCTTCGGCGGCCAGGTCCTGGACACCATGGCGATCGAGAACTTCATCTCCGTGCAGGAGACCGAGGGCCCGCGCCTGGCGGCGCAGCTGGAGGCGCACGTGCGCCAGTACGACGTCGACATCATGAACCTGCAGCGTGCCGAAGCGCTGGAGCAGGACGCCGACGGCATCACCACCGTCCGCCTGGCCAGCGGCGCCTCGGTGCGCGGCCGCACCGTGGTGCTGTCCACCGGCGCGCGCTGGCGGCAGATGGGCGTGCCCGGCGAGGACCAGTACCGCAACAAGGGCGTGGCCTATTGCCCGCACTGCGATGGCCCGCTGTTCAAGGGCAAGCGCGTCGCGGTGGTGGGCGGCGGCAACTCGGGCGTGGAAGCCGCCATCGACCTGGCGGGCCTGGTCGCCCACGTCACGCTGATCGAATACGACGACAAGCTGCGCGCGGACGAAGTGCTGCAGCGCAAGCTGCGCAGCCTGGCGAACGTCCGCATCATCACGTCCGCGCAGACCACCGAGGTGCTCGGCGACGGCAGCCGTGTCAATGGCCTGGTCTATCGCGACCGCGCCGGCGGCGATTCCCATCGCGTGGAGCTGGAGGGCGTGTTCGTGCAGATCGGCCTGCTGCCCAACACCGAATGGCTCAAGGGCACGCTGGCGCTGTCGCCGCGCGGCGAGATCGAAGTGGACGCCGCGGGCCGCACATCGCTCCCCGGCGTGTTCGCCGCGGGCGATGCCACCACGGTGCCGTACAAGCAGATCGTGATCGCCATGGGTGAAGGCGCCAAGGCCGCGCTCGGCGCGTTCGACCACCTGATCCGCAGCAGCAGCCCGGTCGCCGAGACCGCCGCCGCGTAA
- a CDS encoding LysR substrate-binding domain-containing protein, producing the protein MNLRDLTYFIALAEHLHFGRAAAASFVSQPTLSTQVRKLEEELGVVLVERAPRKVMLTPAGRDVAIRARRIVADVEQMRESARRSRDPEAGTVRLGLFPTLGPYLLPHVVPGIRARFPQLELLLVEEKSDVLLSRLQEGRLDAALLALPVNEEQLHVEFLFEEPFVLAVPDTHALAGRDALAMKDIAGERLLLLADGHCLRDQALDVCHLSGASEKDEFQATSLETLRQMVAAGVGITLLPTLAVKPPVARSQSIQLVGFRDPPPSRRVAMVWRKSSAMHEFLLALAEVLRDLPPGLLAPAAGATAVPLHAPGASGA; encoded by the coding sequence ATGAACCTGCGCGACCTGACGTATTTCATCGCCCTCGCCGAACACCTGCACTTCGGGCGCGCGGCGGCGGCCAGCTTCGTCAGCCAGCCGACGCTGTCCACCCAGGTGCGCAAGCTCGAGGAAGAGCTGGGCGTGGTGCTGGTGGAGCGGGCGCCGCGCAAGGTCATGCTGACCCCGGCGGGCCGCGACGTGGCCATCCGCGCGCGGCGCATCGTCGCCGACGTGGAGCAGATGCGCGAGTCGGCGCGGCGCAGCCGCGACCCCGAGGCCGGCACGGTGCGCCTCGGCTTGTTCCCCACGCTGGGTCCTTACCTGCTGCCGCACGTGGTGCCCGGGATCCGAGCCCGCTTCCCGCAGCTCGAGCTGCTGCTGGTCGAGGAAAAGAGCGACGTGCTGCTGTCGCGCCTGCAGGAGGGCCGCCTCGATGCCGCCCTGCTGGCGCTGCCGGTGAATGAGGAGCAGCTGCACGTCGAATTCCTGTTCGAGGAGCCGTTCGTGCTGGCGGTGCCCGACACGCATGCGCTGGCCGGGCGCGACGCACTGGCGATGAAGGACATCGCCGGCGAGCGCCTGCTGCTGCTCGCCGACGGGCACTGCCTGCGTGACCAGGCGCTGGATGTCTGCCACCTGTCCGGTGCCAGCGAGAAGGACGAGTTCCAGGCCACCAGCCTCGAGACGCTGCGACAGATGGTCGCGGCCGGTGTGGGCATCACCCTGCTGCCGACGCTGGCGGTCAAGCCACCGGTGGCGCGTTCGCAGAGCATCCAGCTGGTCGGCTTCCGCGATCCGCCGCCGAGTCGCCGCGTGGCGATGGTCTGGCGCAAGAGCTCGGCGATGCACGAATTCCTGCTGGCGCTGGCCGAGGTGCTGCGCGACCTCCCGCCGGGCCTGCTTGCACCCGCCGCCGGCGCGACCGCCGTGCCGCTGCATGCCCCGGGCGCCTCGGGCGCCTGA
- the msrA gene encoding peptide-methionine (S)-S-oxide reductase MsrA produces the protein MLGVGSWKQRMPTAEQALPGRSTPLPLHNIHHVHGRPLRGGFEGFERVAFGMGCFWGAERLFWGLPGVETTAVGYAGGLTPNPTYREVCSGETGHAEVVLVVHDPAVLPFAQLLARFWEGHDPTQGMRQGNDIGTQYRSVIHCATQAQQAQALASRDAYQQRLTGAGLGAITTDIVHPAPAFHYAEDEHQQYLAKNPGGYCGIGGTGVSCPVGVGA, from the coding sequence ATGCTGGGAGTCGGATCGTGGAAGCAGCGCATGCCGACGGCGGAGCAGGCCTTGCCGGGTCGCAGCACGCCGTTGCCGCTGCACAACATCCACCACGTGCATGGCCGACCGCTGCGGGGCGGGTTCGAGGGCTTTGAGCGGGTCGCCTTCGGGATGGGCTGCTTCTGGGGTGCCGAGCGCCTGTTCTGGGGGCTGCCCGGCGTGGAGACCACGGCGGTGGGCTATGCCGGCGGGCTGACGCCCAATCCGACCTATCGCGAGGTCTGCAGTGGCGAGACCGGGCATGCCGAAGTCGTGCTGGTGGTCCACGACCCCGCGGTGCTGCCGTTCGCGCAGCTGCTGGCACGCTTCTGGGAAGGCCACGACCCCACCCAGGGCATGCGCCAGGGCAACGACATCGGCACCCAGTACCGCTCGGTGATCCATTGCGCGACGCAGGCGCAGCAGGCGCAGGCCCTGGCCAGCCGGGATGCCTACCAGCAGCGGCTCACCGGGGCCGGGCTCGGCGCCATCACCACCGACATCGTGCATCCTGCGCCGGCGTTCCATTACGCCGAGGACGAGCACCAGCAATACCTCGCCAAGAACCCGGGGGGCTATTGCGGCATCGGCGGCACCGGCGTGTCCTGCCCCGTGGGCGTCGGCGCCTGA
- a CDS encoding diguanylate cyclase — protein MTPRWWMALRQEWPLAAGVALLLALLVTASSGAFRGDLDGLPLALGEPQGAGQAGAAADTLVLPVRPTGLTVLPVRVSLPDEADGGPPWVAWVSRGAVDEVWLEGAGWRSGRGDFFAPPADDGMLPSGYLFPLPGDLRGDATIDLHVIGSEREVLRVRVVRADAAMRIAQLGSAISASVYAALFVLALLSLSLYGAVRDRAFLRFFAAAVLALLATAADNGHLYALPVFGIASAWRGDGIRVLGLLFLAAVLPLLQRYAGTALAMPRLSRLADRHVWALGILAAVCLLRVEALRAVLPGVALAMQLVAAALGVAMLVDAGRRRVPMAWSLVLLFALVAVVSLVIEFVAAGRWLDPVWLRYGGQLVLAFAAAVLAVGLVSRVGQYRDQRDQDRIARAESETRMRREAARADLNAALQTALRGVPETDLAWTAYRLMLDHLVPQVPVAFAALLTRSQDGRDIDLVVPQASKTAVDAIVASRLLPLKRHAANGIPLQQPVTAAGDRGVVAMEAVLPLAIRAPAWGVLLLQRTGGEAFTPAELALAGEFSRATQVGIEHARSAVALQRSAELDALTGTFNRRTIDQWLGRGFAESVRSGQPISVLFIDLDRFKAINDRLGHGCGDACLRAVSKALHSALSEGDLLGRYGGEEFIAVLPGRGGAAARAIGEHMRLAVECLAFEWEGQPVPLSASVGVATRLSGDDLPAALVERADKALYAAKHAGRNCVHVAPAVFS, from the coding sequence ATGACGCCCCGCTGGTGGATGGCGCTTCGCCAGGAGTGGCCGCTCGCCGCGGGGGTCGCGCTGCTGCTGGCCTTGCTGGTGACCGCCAGTTCCGGCGCGTTCCGCGGTGACCTGGACGGGCTGCCCCTGGCACTCGGCGAACCCCAGGGCGCAGGCCAGGCGGGTGCGGCCGCGGACACCCTGGTCCTGCCGGTGCGGCCCACAGGATTGACCGTGCTTCCCGTCCGCGTCTCCTTGCCCGACGAGGCCGACGGGGGCCCACCTTGGGTCGCGTGGGTCAGCCGCGGCGCCGTGGACGAGGTCTGGCTTGAAGGCGCGGGCTGGCGAAGTGGGCGCGGCGACTTCTTCGCCCCGCCGGCCGACGACGGCATGCTGCCGTCCGGCTATCTGTTTCCCCTGCCAGGGGACCTGCGGGGCGACGCCACCATCGACCTGCATGTGATCGGCAGCGAGCGCGAGGTGCTGCGCGTGCGGGTGGTGCGCGCGGACGCGGCGATGCGCATCGCGCAGCTCGGGTCGGCCATCAGTGCCTCGGTATACGCCGCGCTGTTCGTGCTGGCCCTGTTGTCGCTGTCGCTGTACGGCGCCGTCCGCGATCGCGCCTTCCTGCGGTTTTTCGCCGCCGCCGTGCTTGCCCTGCTGGCCACGGCGGCCGACAACGGGCACCTGTACGCGCTGCCCGTGTTCGGGATCGCCTCGGCCTGGCGCGGGGACGGAATCCGCGTGCTCGGGCTGCTGTTCCTGGCCGCCGTGCTCCCCCTGCTGCAACGTTACGCAGGAACCGCGCTGGCGATGCCGCGACTGTCGCGCCTCGCCGATCGCCATGTCTGGGCGCTCGGCATCCTGGCCGCGGTCTGCCTGCTGCGCGTGGAGGCGTTGCGCGCCGTGTTGCCCGGCGTGGCGCTGGCCATGCAACTGGTCGCGGCCGCACTGGGCGTGGCGATGCTGGTCGACGCCGGCCGCCGCCGGGTGCCGATGGCCTGGTCGCTGGTGCTGCTGTTCGCACTGGTCGCGGTGGTGTCGCTGGTGATCGAGTTCGTGGCTGCCGGCCGCTGGCTGGACCCGGTGTGGCTGCGCTACGGCGGGCAGCTGGTGCTCGCGTTCGCGGCCGCGGTGCTGGCGGTCGGGCTGGTGAGCCGCGTGGGCCAGTACCGCGACCAGCGCGACCAGGATCGCATTGCACGCGCCGAGTCGGAGACGCGCATGCGGCGCGAGGCGGCGCGCGCCGACCTCAATGCGGCGCTGCAGACCGCGTTGCGCGGAGTGCCGGAAACCGACCTGGCCTGGACCGCCTACCGGCTGATGCTCGACCACCTCGTGCCGCAGGTGCCGGTGGCGTTCGCGGCGTTGCTGACGCGTAGCCAGGACGGGCGTGACATCGACCTGGTGGTGCCCCAGGCCAGCAAGACGGCGGTGGACGCGATTGTCGCCAGCCGCCTGCTGCCGCTCAAGCGCCACGCGGCCAATGGCATCCCCCTGCAGCAGCCGGTCACGGCTGCCGGTGACCGCGGCGTGGTGGCCATGGAAGCCGTGCTGCCACTCGCCATCCGCGCGCCGGCCTGGGGCGTGCTGCTCTTGCAGCGCACCGGCGGCGAGGCCTTCACTCCGGCGGAGCTGGCGCTGGCAGGCGAATTCTCGCGCGCGACCCAGGTCGGCATCGAGCACGCGCGGTCGGCGGTGGCCCTGCAGCGCTCGGCCGAGCTGGACGCGCTGACGGGTACCTTCAACCGGCGCACGATCGACCAGTGGCTGGGTCGCGGCTTCGCCGAGTCGGTGCGCAGCGGGCAGCCGATCTCGGTGCTGTTCATCGATCTCGACCGTTTCAAGGCGATCAACGACCGCCTCGGCCATGGCTGCGGCGATGCCTGCCTGCGCGCGGTGTCCAAGGCGCTGCACTCCGCGCTGAGCGAAGGCGACCTGCTCGGACGCTACGGTGGCGAGGAATTCATCGCCGTGCTGCCAGGTCGTGGCGGGGCCGCCGCGCGCGCGATCGGCGAGCACATGCGCCTCGCGGTCGAGTGCCTGGCGTTCGAATGGGAAGGGCAACCGGTGCCGCTGAGCGCGAGCGTCGGCGTGGCCACCCGCCTGTCCGGCGACGACCTGCCCGCGGCCCTGGTCGAGCGCGCCGACAAGGCGCTGTACGCGGCCAAGCACGCCGGCCGCAACTGCGTGCACGTCGCGCCTGCGGTGTTCAGCTGA